The genomic segment GCCACCCGGGCGGCGTCCGACCCGGGCTCCGCGCCCTGCGCGCCGGCGGGCCGCCCCCGCTCAGCGCCCGGCCGGTCCGCCACGGTCCACCGCTCCCGCACCGTCGGGCACGTCGTCCAGGACGCCGCCCCGGGCGTCGTCGGGCACGCCGCCCCGGGCGTCGTCCGGGGCGGCGTCGGGCACGTCGTCCGGGGCGTCGTCGGGGGTGACGGCGCCCGCGGCCACGCGCAGGCGCCGGCCCACCAGCGCGGCCGGGACGTCCTCGTCCACCGCGGCCGTGACGAGCACCTGCTCGGCGCCGGCCACGAGCGCGGCGAGGCGCTCGCGGCGTCCGACGTCGAGCTCGGCGAAGACGTCGTCGAGCACGAGCACCGGCTCGGAGTCCGGGTCCGGGCCGGCGGACCGGTCCCCGCGCAGCAGGGCCCAGGTGCCCAGGCGCAGCGCGAGCGCGAACGACCACGACTCCCCGTGGCTGGCGTACCCGCGCGCGGGCAGGCCGTCGAGCTCCAGGACGAGGTCGTCCCGGTGCGGCCCGACCAGGCACGCGCCGCGCTCGAGCTCGGCGCCGCGCTGGGCGAGCAGCTCGGCCAGCAGCGCGTCGGCGAGCTCGGCCCGCGAGGGCAGCGGCCCGCTCCCGGCGAGGTCGACCTCGGAGACCCCCGGCACCGTGCTGCGGTAGGCCAGGCGCGCGGGGCTGGGCAGGTCGGGGTCAGCGCCGGACACGCGCTGGTACGCGCGCGCCACGTGGGGGGCGATGCGGCGCACCAGCAGCAGCCGCGCCGCCAGCAGCTCGGCCGCGGCGGCGGCGAGGTGGGAGTCCCACACCTCCAGGGTCGGCAGGTCCAGCTCGGTGCTCGCGCCGGGACCGCCCCTGCGCCCGGTGCGCCGCGCCACCACCATCTGGCGCAGCAGCGCCCCGCGCTGGCGCAGCGCGCGGTCGTGGTCGGCGCGCACGGCGGCCAGGCGGGGCGCGAGCGCGACGAGGGTGTCGTCGAGGAAGCGGCGGCGGCCCTCGGGGTCGCCCTTGACGAGCGCGAGGTCCTCGGGGGCGAACAGGACGGTGCGCAGCGCGCCCAGCACGTCCCGGGGGCGCGGCACGGGCGAGCGGTTCAGCCGCGCCCGGTTGGCCCGGCCGGGCACGATCTCGAGCTCCACCAGCGTCGTGCGGCCGCCGCGGTCCACCGCCGCGCGCACGACGGCGCTCTCGGCGCCCGCCCGCACCAGCGGCGCGTCCGTGGCCACGCGGTGGCTGGCGAGGGTCGCGACGTACCCGACGGCCTCGACGAGGTTGGTCTTGCCCTGCCCGTTGCGGCCGACCAGCGCGGTCACGCCCGGCCCGAGGTCGACCTCCGCCCGGGCGTACGAGCGGAAGTCGACCAGGGACAGGTGGGTGACGTGCACCGGCGGCGGCGTCGGGCGGGGTCAGCCGTCGACGGCGCCGGTGCCCGACGTCGGCCCGGCCTGCGCCGCGGCGGCCTCCTGCGGGGCCTGCGGCGCGTCGGCGGGCACCTCGATGGACTCGACCGCGTGGCCGCCGAACTGGTGGCGCAGCGCGGCGACGGCCTTCATGGCGGGGGAGTCCTCCTGGCGGGAGGTGAACCGGGCGAAGAGGGCGGCGCTGATCACCGGCACCGGCACGGAGTTGGCGATCGCCTCCTCCACCGTCCAGCGGCCCTCGCCGGAGTCCTGCACGTAGCCGCGGACGGAGCTCAGGTCGCCCTCGGCCTCCAGGGCCCGCACCAGCAGGTCCAGCAGCCAGGAGCGGACGACGGTGCCGCGCGACCACGCCTTGAAGCAGCCGGTGACGTCCTTGACGATGTCTTTCGCGGCCAGCAGCTCGTAGCCCTCGGCGTAGGCCTGCATCAGGCCGTACTCGATGCCGTTGTGCACCATCTTCGCGTAGTGGCCGGCGCCGACGTCGCCCGCGTGCACGAAGCCCTCCTCGCGCGGGCCGGCGGGGCGCAGGGCGTCGAAGACCGGCATCGCGCGCTCCACGAGCTCGGCGTCGCCGCCGACCATGAGGCCGTAGCCGTTGTCCAGGCCCCAGATGCCGCCGGAGACGCCGCAGTCGAGGTAGCCGATGCCGCGCTCGCCCAGCTCCGCCGCCAGCTGGACGTCGTCGGAGAAGCGGGAGTTGCCGCCCTCGATGACGAGGTCGCCCTCGGAGAGCAGGTCGGCGAGCTCGCGCACGACGTCGCGGGTGGCCTCGCCGGAGGGGACCATGACCCAGACGGTGCGCGGGGCGGGCAGCGCCTGCACCATCGCGGCCGTGCTCTGCACGTCGCTGACGCCGGGGTCGCGGGCGTACCCGGTGACCTCCACGCCGGCGCGGCGCAGCCGCTCGCGCATGTTGCCGCCCATCTTGCCCAGGCCGACGAGACCGATGTGCACGGCTCCTCCGAAGTGTCGCGGGGTGGTGGTCGGGTCGGGCGTCAGCCGGCCATCCGCACCGGCATGAGCAGGTACCGGTAGCGGTCGTCGGCGTCGCCCTCGAGCTCGGCCTGCCCCGTCAGGACGGCCGGCTTGGTGGGCTGGGTGAACGACAGGCGCACGAAGGGGGCCCCGAGCGCCTGGAGCCCGTCGAGGAGGAACTGGGGGTTGAACGCGATCGCGATGTCCTCGCCGCGCAGGACGGCCTCGATGGCCTCGGAGGCCTGCGCGTCCTCGCCCTGGCCGGCCTCGAGCACGACCTGGCCGTCGGTGAAGGACAGCCGCACGGGGGTGTTGCGCTCCGCGACGAGGGAGACGCGGCGCACCGCCTCGAGCAGCGCCGGGGCGGACACGACCGCCACCACGGGGGACTCCGCGGGGAACAGGGCCCGCACCTTGGGGTAGTCGCCGTCCACGAGCAGGGACGTCGAGCGGCGGCCGCCGGCCTCGAAGCCGATCAGCCCCGAGCCCGAGGCCCCCGGGCCCGCCGCGGCGCCGGGCTCGTCGGCGGCCAGCGCGAGCGTCACGTCGCCGCCGCCGAGCGCCTTGGCCACGTCGGAGAGGGTGCGGGCGCGCACCAGCGCGACGGCCGAGGCGCCGGGGCTGGCCGAGCGCCACGGCAGCACCCGCATGGCCAGGCGGTAGCGGTCGGTGGCGAGCAGGGTGACGGAGTCGCCCTCGATCTCCACGCGCACGCCCGTCAGCACGGGCAGCGTCTCGTCGCGGCTGGCGGCCACCGTCACCTGGGCGACCGCCTCGGTGAGCACGTCACCGGCCACGGACCCGACGGGGGCCGGCATCGACGGCAGCGCCGGGTACTCCTCCACCGGCATCGTCAGCAGGCTGAAGCGGCTCGCCCCGCACGTGACGGACAGCTTGGCGCCGTCCCGGACGACGTCGACCGGCCGGCCGGGCAGGGAGCGGGCGATGTCGGCCAGCAGGCGCCCCGAGACGAGGGCGCGCCCGGGCTCGCCGACCTCGGCCGGCACCTCGATGCGGGCGGAGACCTCGTAGTCGAAGCTCGACAGGTGCAGGGAGCCGGAGGCCTCGGCCTCCACCACCACGCCGGCCAGGACGGGCACGGGCGGGCGGGCGGGGAGGCTGCGCGCCGTCCACCCGACCGCCTCGGCCAGGACGTCGCGCTCGACCCGGAACCTCACCGGGCACCACCCTCCCCGTTCGACGTGTGCACAGCAGCCCTCCGGCAGAGGACGGCGTCCCGCCGGGAACGGCACCGCACCGCAGCAGACAGCCCCAGACAGTACCGACACCGGGGGCCGCGCAGCCCACCCGCACGACGGGGACGGGGACGAACCGGGACGCACCGGACACGCGTCCAGCGCCTCGGGTGCTCGTCGCCGGCCCGCTCGGGGCGGCGCTCGGGCGGCGCTCGGGGCCGGGCGGTGGATGTTCGCGGAACCGCGTTCTCGATGGAGGGTTCCGTCATCGTCGTAGGCCCTGTGGATCCTGGGGAAAACCGGCGTCGTCGCAGGTCGCGCCCCGTGCGGGGGTGTGGACGAGCGGTGGACGGGGCTGGGGACGCAGCGGGGGGTCCCTGTGGACGCAGATCTGCGTCCACAGGCGGGGCCTTCGTCATCCACCGCCTGTCCACCGATCCAGGCCCTGGTTTCACAGGAAACCGGTAGTTGTGCACACCCCCTGTGGGCGACGCCCGCGCCTGTGCATGACGGCAATCCACAGGGTTGTCCACGACTGTGGGTACTGCGCGTGCGCAGACATCACCGTGCGTGGCGCAAGTGCTCTGACCTGCGCGGACGTGGTCGTCCCCAGCTGTGGACACCTGGGGACGACAGGTCCGCGAGGGTGTGCACAACCTGGGGACGAGCTGTGGACGGAGTGTGGACGACGCCGCGGGTGCACGTGGAACCGGCGACCTGTGGACGGACGGGGCGTCCTGTGGGAAACGCTGTGGACGACGGGTCGTCAGGGTGTCCGGTTCGCCTGTTTGATCCGGTTCGTCAGCTCCGTCACCTGGTTGTACGTGGAACGGCGCTCGGCGAGCAGCTCGCGGACCTTGCGGTTCGCGTGCATGACCGTCGTGTGGTCCCGGCCGCCGAAGGCCTGCCCGATCTTGGGCAGCGACATCTCGGTCAGCTCCCGGCACAGGTACATCGCGATCTGCCGGGCGTTGACGAGCAGGCGCGAGCGCGAGGTGCCGCACAGGTCGTCGACGGACAGGCCGAAGTAGTCCGCCGTCTGCGCCAGGATCGTCGCCACGGTGACCTCGCCCGCCTCGCCGGTCACGAGGTCCTTGAGGACCACCTCGGCGAGGGAGAGGTCGACCGCCGAGCGGTTGAGGTTGGCGAACGCCGTCACCCGGATCAGGGCGCCCTCGAGCTCGCGGATGTTCGTCGAGATCCGCGAGCCGATGAACTCGAGCACGTCGTCGGGGGCCTGCAGGCGCTCGCTGATCGCCTTCTTGCGCAGGATCGCGATGCGCGTCTCGAGGTCCGGGGGCTGCACGTCGGTGAGCAGCCCCCACTCGAAGCGCGACTTCATGCGCTCCTCGAAGCCCGACAGCTGCTTGGGCGGCTGGTCGGAGGTGATGACGACCTGCTTGTTCGCGTTGTGCAGGGTGTTGAAGGTGTGGAAGAACTCCTCCTGCGTCTGCACCTTGTTCGACAGGAACTGGATGTCGTCGATCATGAGGATGTCGACGTCGCGGTGCCGGCGCTGGAAGGCGCTCGCCTTGTCGTCGCGGATGCTGTTGATGAAGTCGTTCGTGAACTCCTCGGAGTTCACGTAGCGCACCCGCATGCCCGTGTACAGGTGCTGCGCGTAGTGCCCGATGGCGTGCAGCAGGTGCGTCTTGCCCAGCCCGGACTCGCCGTAGATGAACAGCGGGTTGTAGGCCTTCGCCGGCGCCTCGGCCACCGCGACCGCCGCCGCGTGCGCGAACCGGTTGCTCGACCCGATGACGAACGTGTCGAAGGTGTACTTCGGGTTCAGCCGGGTCGGCTCGCTCTCGCGGCGCGGCTCGCGGGCCCGCCGCGTCGGCGCCCGGCCGTCCGGCGCGGACACCGCGAAGAGGGCGCCGTCGTCCGCCGGCAGCAGGTCGGTGCCGTCCTCGTCGTGCGGGCCCGCCCCACCCCGATCCGGGTCCGCCGGGTCCGTCACGTCGGCCGGGTCCGTCACGTCGGCCGGGTCGGCCGGGTCCGCCGGGTCGGCGGACTGAGCCGGGTCGTCGAGGTCCGCGGCGCTCGCCGCGACGGCGCCCGCGGGCGCGGCGCCCCTCGCGTCCCGGCCGGCGACGTCCGCGAACCCACCGGCACCGAGCCCACCGGCCGCACCGAGCCCACCGGCCGCGCCGGCGCCGACCGCCGCGGGAGCGAGCTCAGCGGGCGGCTCGTCGTCCAGCGTGGGGTCGACGGTGACGGCCAGGCGCACCGACCGCCCCAGGCTCGCGGTGAGCGCCTCGGTGACGGGACCGCGCACCCGCTGCTCGAGGACCTCCTTGGTGAGGTCGTTCGGCACGGCCAGCAGGGCCGTCCCCTCGAGCATGCCCAGCGGGCGGGTCAGGCGGACGAACCCGAGGTGCTGCCGCGAGACCCGCGCGTCCTCCGCGAGCGCGCTGACGACGGTGCGCCACAGGGTCGAGAGGTCCTCGGAGTTCGCCACGGACGACACTGTCCCACTCCGGCGGCCTGCTCCGTCCACAAGTCTGTCCACACCTGTGCACGACGGGTGTGGACGCTCGGGCAGCGGCGACGCTAGCAACGCCGCGGGGGTCGGGGCAAGGCGCTCGGGCGGGTCCGGGCCGCGACGCGCCCGCGGGAGGGCAGGTTGACCCTCCCGCGGGCGCGCCCGTACCGTGGAGCGGTTGCGGCCGGCGGTGCTGGCCTCCCCGCGGCGCTCCTGCCGTGCGGTGGAAGACCAGATGGAGTGGATGTCGTGAGCAAGCGGACCTTCCAGCCGAACAACCGGCGTCGTGCCAAGGTGCACGGCTTCCGGCTGCGCATGCGCACCCGCGCCGGCCGCGCGATCCTCGCCGCGCGCCGCCGCAAGGGTCGCGACGCGCTGTCCGCCTGAGGCCCGGACGCCGGGTGCTGCCGTCGGTGCACCGCATGCGCCGCTCCCCGGACTTCGCCACGGCGGTCCGGCGGGGTCGTCGCACCGGGCGCCGACGGCTCGTCGTGCACCTGCTGCCCGGGCCGAGCGGGTCGGGCGCGCGGGACCCCGCCCCGGGCGCGGTCCCGAGCCCGACCCCGCCGGCGCTCGTCGGCTTCGTGGTGTCCAGGGCCGTGGGGGGTGCCGTGGTGCGCAACCGCGTGGAGCGGCGCCTGCGCGCCCAGGTGGCGCAGCGCCTGCACCTGCTGCCCCCGGACAGCCGCGTCGTCGTCCGCGCCACCCCGGCCGCGGCGCAGGCCGTGTCCGCCGAGCTGGGCGCCGACCTCGACTCGGCCCTGCGCAGCCTGCTGCGCCCCGCGCCGTGAGGGCGCTGGCGCGCGTGCCGGCGCTGGTGCTCGTCGGGATCGTGCGCGCCTACCAGCTGCTCGTCTCCCCGCTGCTGGGGCCGGTGTGCCGGTACGCGCCGTCCTGCTCCTCCTACGCCGTCCAGGCGCTGCAGCGGCACGGCGCCCTGCGCGGCTCCTGGCTGGCGGCGCGCCGCGTCCTGCGGTGCCACCCGTGGGCCGCCGGCGGCTGGGACCCCGTCCCGCCCGCGGCCCCTCCGTCCCCGGCGTCAGCGGACGCCGCGTCCGCGCCCCCTGAGCCCTCGAGGACCTCGTGATGGATGCCATCGCCAGCCTGTTCCGCGCGATCGGAGACTTCTTCCTCGCGCTCTTCTACCCGATCGAGCTGGCCGTGGCCTGGATCATGGTCCGCTTCCACGACCTGCTCACGGCGATGGGCATGGCGCCCGAGAGCGGCTGGACGTGGGCGCTGTCGATCGTCGGGCTCGTGGTCGTCATCCGGATCCTGCTGATCCCGCTCTTCGTCAAGCAGATCAAGGCCTCGCGCGGCATGGCGCTCGTGCAGCCGGAGATGCGCAAGCTGCAGCAGAAGTACAAGGGCAAGACCGACCCGGCGTCCCGCGAGGCGATGTCGCGGGAGATGATGGAGCTGTACCGGCACCACGGCACGAACCCGTTCGCCTCGTGCCTGCCGATCCTCCTGCAGGCGCCGATCTTCTTCGCCCTCTTCCGGGTGCTCAACACGCACATCCGCGACGCGGACGGCATCGGCGCGCTCACCGGCGAGCTGGCCCAGCAGGCGGCGGGCTCGACCCTGTTCGGGGCGCGCCTGGTCGACACGTTCCTCGGCAGCGACGACCTGAACGTCCGGATCCTCACGATCGTCCTGATCGTCCTGATGTCGGCCACCATGTTCATCACCCAGCGCCAGCTGATGATGAAGAACATGCCGGCGTCCGCGCTGGACAACCCCTTCGCGCAGCAGCAGAAGATCCTGCTCTACGCGTTCCCGATCATCTTCGCGGTCACCGGCGTGAACTTCCCGATCGGCGTGCTCATCTACTGGCTCACGACGAACCTGTGGACCGGCGGCCAGCAGTTCTACGTCATCCGCCGCATGCCGGCGCCCGGCTCGCAGGCCGAGCGCGCGCTGCAGGAGCGCCGCGCGCGCAAGGGCAGGGGCGCGCCCGCCGCCGAGGCCGTCGTCCAGGCCCAGCCGGTCGTCAAGGGCCAGCGCGTGCAGCCCAAGCGCAAGGACCGCGCCCGCCCCTCGCGGCCCTCGCCGTCCGGGCCCGGCCGCTCCGGCTCCGGCGCCGCTCCCGCGTCCGGTGCCACTCCCGCGTCCGGGACGGCGGGCGGCGTCGAGGCGCCCGGCCGGGCCCGCGCCACCGACTGACGCCGCGGCCGCCGACCGGCCGCCGGACCACCCGCGGCCCGCGGCCCGCGCACCGACCCGCACGCCGAGGAGGCTCCCGTGAGCGAGACCAGCACCACCGCGACCGGCGGCGGCGACCCCGCCGTCCCGACCGACCCGACCCCGGCGCCCGGCGCGGAGGACGCCGGCGCCGAGCGCACCGGCGAGGAGGGCGGGCGCCCGTCCCGGCTGGCGCGCCTGGAGGAGGAGGGCGAGGTGGC from the Quadrisphaera sp. DSM 44207 genome contains:
- the recF gene encoding DNA replication/repair protein RecF is translated as MHVTHLSLVDFRSYARAEVDLGPGVTALVGRNGQGKTNLVEAVGYVATLASHRVATDAPLVRAGAESAVVRAAVDRGGRTTLVELEIVPGRANRARLNRSPVPRPRDVLGALRTVLFAPEDLALVKGDPEGRRRFLDDTLVALAPRLAAVRADHDRALRQRGALLRQMVVARRTGRRGGPGASTELDLPTLEVWDSHLAAAAAELLAARLLLVRRIAPHVARAYQRVSGADPDLPSPARLAYRSTVPGVSEVDLAGSGPLPSRAELADALLAELLAQRGAELERGACLVGPHRDDLVLELDGLPARGYASHGESWSFALALRLGTWALLRGDRSAGPDPDSEPVLVLDDVFAELDVGRRERLAALVAGAEQVLVTAAVDEDVPAALVGRRLRVAAGAVTPDDAPDDVPDAAPDDARGGVPDDARGGVLDDVPDGAGAVDRGGPAGR
- the gnd gene encoding phosphogluconate dehydrogenase (NAD(+)-dependent, decarboxylating) codes for the protein MHIGLVGLGKMGGNMRERLRRAGVEVTGYARDPGVSDVQSTAAMVQALPAPRTVWVMVPSGEATRDVVRELADLLSEGDLVIEGGNSRFSDDVQLAAELGERGIGYLDCGVSGGIWGLDNGYGLMVGGDAELVERAMPVFDALRPAGPREEGFVHAGDVGAGHYAKMVHNGIEYGLMQAYAEGYELLAAKDIVKDVTGCFKAWSRGTVVRSWLLDLLVRALEAEGDLSSVRGYVQDSGEGRWTVEEAIANSVPVPVISAALFARFTSRQEDSPAMKAVAALRHQFGGHAVESIEVPADAPQAPQEAAAAQAGPTSGTGAVDG
- the dnaN gene encoding DNA polymerase III subunit beta is translated as MRFRVERDVLAEAVGWTARSLPARPPVPVLAGVVVEAEASGSLHLSSFDYEVSARIEVPAEVGEPGRALVSGRLLADIARSLPGRPVDVVRDGAKLSVTCGASRFSLLTMPVEEYPALPSMPAPVGSVAGDVLTEAVAQVTVAASRDETLPVLTGVRVEIEGDSVTLLATDRYRLAMRVLPWRSASPGASAVALVRARTLSDVAKALGGGDVTLALAADEPGAAAGPGASGSGLIGFEAGGRRSTSLLVDGDYPKVRALFPAESPVVAVVSAPALLEAVRRVSLVAERNTPVRLSFTDGQVVLEAGQGEDAQASEAIEAVLRGEDIAIAFNPQFLLDGLQALGAPFVRLSFTQPTKPAVLTGQAELEGDADDRYRYLLMPVRMAG
- the dnaA gene encoding chromosomal replication initiator protein DnaA, translated to MANSEDLSTLWRTVVSALAEDARVSRQHLGFVRLTRPLGMLEGTALLAVPNDLTKEVLEQRVRGPVTEALTASLGRSVRLAVTVDPTLDDEPPAELAPAAVGAGAAGGLGAAGGLGAGGFADVAGRDARGAAPAGAVAASAADLDDPAQSADPADPADPADVTDPADVTDPADPDRGGAGPHDEDGTDLLPADDGALFAVSAPDGRAPTRRAREPRRESEPTRLNPKYTFDTFVIGSSNRFAHAAAVAVAEAPAKAYNPLFIYGESGLGKTHLLHAIGHYAQHLYTGMRVRYVNSEEFTNDFINSIRDDKASAFQRRHRDVDILMIDDIQFLSNKVQTQEEFFHTFNTLHNANKQVVITSDQPPKQLSGFEERMKSRFEWGLLTDVQPPDLETRIAILRKKAISERLQAPDDVLEFIGSRISTNIRELEGALIRVTAFANLNRSAVDLSLAEVVLKDLVTGEAGEVTVATILAQTADYFGLSVDDLCGTSRSRLLVNARQIAMYLCRELTEMSLPKIGQAFGGRDHTTVMHANRKVRELLAERRSTYNQVTELTNRIKQANRTP
- the rpmH gene encoding 50S ribosomal protein L34, which encodes MSKRTFQPNNRRRAKVHGFRLRMRTRAGRAILAARRRKGRDALSA
- the rnpA gene encoding ribonuclease P protein component, whose protein sequence is MLPSVHRMRRSPDFATAVRRGRRTGRRRLVVHLLPGPSGSGARDPAPGAVPSPTPPALVGFVVSRAVGGAVVRNRVERRLRAQVAQRLHLLPPDSRVVVRATPAAAQAVSAELGADLDSALRSLLRPAP
- the yidD gene encoding membrane protein insertion efficiency factor YidD, with translation MARVPALVLVGIVRAYQLLVSPLLGPVCRYAPSCSSYAVQALQRHGALRGSWLAARRVLRCHPWAAGGWDPVPPAAPPSPASADAASAPPEPSRTS
- the yidC gene encoding membrane protein insertase YidC encodes the protein MDAIASLFRAIGDFFLALFYPIELAVAWIMVRFHDLLTAMGMAPESGWTWALSIVGLVVVIRILLIPLFVKQIKASRGMALVQPEMRKLQQKYKGKTDPASREAMSREMMELYRHHGTNPFASCLPILLQAPIFFALFRVLNTHIRDADGIGALTGELAQQAAGSTLFGARLVDTFLGSDDLNVRILTIVLIVLMSATMFITQRQLMMKNMPASALDNPFAQQQKILLYAFPIIFAVTGVNFPIGVLIYWLTTNLWTGGQQFYVIRRMPAPGSQAERALQERRARKGRGAPAAEAVVQAQPVVKGQRVQPKRKDRARPSRPSPSGPGRSGSGAAPASGATPASGTAGGVEAPGRARATD